From one Catellatospora sp. IY07-71 genomic stretch:
- a CDS encoding ParB/RepB/Spo0J family partition protein produces the protein MTPPPARKGGLGRGLGALIPTTGAPPAPQPVSAVPAQSPVAAPVSAPPAPTAAVTAPAAPVVEEAPAAAPMPDLAPVPGARFAEIPVGSIVPNPKQPRQIFDDEMLDELKISIQEVGFLQPIVVRELSADKYELVMGERRWRAAQAVGKDMIPAIVRDTRDDAMLRDALLENIHRAQLNPLEEAAAYQQLLEEFGATHDELARKIGRSRPQISNTIRLLNLPPQVQKRVAAGVLSAGHARALLSLERAEAQEELAGRIVSEGLSVRTTEEMVQLALAEGETKQQAAKRRSKPHAPALVDLADRLSDRFDTKVKVDIGRSKGKITIEFATVDDLERIVGIIGVEK, from the coding sequence ATGACGCCGCCCCCCGCCCGCAAGGGAGGCCTCGGTCGCGGTCTCGGTGCCCTGATCCCGACCACGGGCGCCCCGCCCGCGCCGCAACCGGTCTCGGCCGTGCCGGCCCAGTCGCCGGTCGCCGCCCCCGTCTCCGCTCCCCCGGCGCCGACCGCGGCCGTGACGGCTCCCGCGGCTCCGGTCGTCGAGGAGGCGCCCGCCGCCGCCCCGATGCCGGACTTGGCGCCGGTGCCCGGTGCGCGCTTCGCGGAGATCCCGGTCGGCTCGATCGTGCCGAACCCGAAGCAGCCCCGGCAGATCTTCGACGACGAGATGCTGGACGAGCTGAAGATCTCCATTCAGGAGGTCGGCTTCCTCCAGCCGATCGTCGTACGCGAACTGAGCGCGGACAAGTACGAGCTCGTCATGGGCGAGCGCCGCTGGCGTGCCGCCCAGGCCGTCGGCAAGGACATGATCCCGGCGATCGTCCGGGACACCCGCGACGACGCCATGCTGCGCGACGCGCTGTTGGAGAACATCCACCGCGCCCAGCTGAACCCGCTCGAAGAGGCCGCCGCCTACCAGCAGCTGCTGGAGGAGTTCGGCGCGACCCACGACGAGCTGGCCAGGAAGATCGGGCGCAGCCGGCCGCAGATCTCGAACACCATCCGCCTGCTGAACCTGCCTCCGCAGGTGCAGAAGCGGGTGGCGGCCGGGGTGCTCTCCGCGGGCCACGCGCGGGCGCTGCTCAGCCTCGAACGCGCCGAGGCGCAGGAGGAGCTGGCGGGCCGGATCGTCAGCGAGGGCCTGTCGGTGCGTACCACCGAGGAGATGGTCCAACTGGCCCTCGCCGAGGGTGAGACGAAGCAGCAGGCCGCGAAGCGGCGGTCCAAGCCGCACGCCCCGGCGCTCGTCGACCTCGCCGACCGGCTGTCAGATCGGTTCGACACCAAGGTGAAGGTCGACATCGGCCGCAGCAAGGGCAAGATCACGATCGAGTTCGCGACCGTGGACGACCTGGAGCGGATAGTCGGCATCATCGGCGTCGAGAAGTAG
- a CDS encoding ParA family protein — translation MPPAEFSSAPHGATGYVPVSAPPVNRPPSPRPQPTSTHVEGEDQSGTAYGASDANTTASGSSEDPPLAMEAMRAVQILNPSGEVTMPRPTRQRVMCVANQKGGVGKTTTTVNLAVALALHGNRVLVVDLDPQGNASTGLNVPHHAGVPDVYDCLIDQVPMEEVAQAVEGIPNLYCVPATIDLAGAEIELVSVVARESRLGRAIQAFPMEFDYVFIDCPPSLGLLTVNALCAAQEVLIPIQCEYYALEGLNQLLNNINLVKAHLNPSLDVSTILLTMYDRRTRLADAVEQDVRNHFGEKVLTSVIPRNVRVSEAPSYGQSVMTYDPGSRGATSYFEAAQEIAERGAKIGVGA, via the coding sequence GTGCCCCCCGCGGAGTTCTCCTCGGCTCCGCACGGCGCCACCGGGTACGTCCCGGTGTCCGCTCCCCCGGTGAACCGGCCGCCGTCGCCTCGCCCTCAGCCCACTTCTACGCATGTCGAGGGTGAGGATCAGAGTGGCACCGCGTACGGTGCTTCTGACGCGAACACGACAGCGTCCGGTAGTTCGGAGGACCCACCGTTGGCAATGGAAGCGATGCGCGCCGTTCAGATTCTCAACCCGAGCGGCGAGGTGACGATGCCTCGCCCGACCCGGCAGCGCGTCATGTGCGTCGCCAACCAGAAGGGTGGCGTGGGTAAGACCACCACCACGGTCAACCTCGCGGTGGCCCTCGCGCTGCACGGCAACCGGGTGCTGGTGGTCGACCTCGACCCGCAGGGCAACGCCTCGACGGGCCTGAACGTGCCCCACCACGCCGGCGTGCCGGACGTCTACGACTGCCTCATCGACCAGGTGCCGATGGAGGAGGTCGCGCAGGCCGTCGAGGGCATCCCGAACCTGTACTGCGTGCCGGCCACCATCGACCTCGCGGGCGCCGAGATCGAGCTCGTCTCGGTCGTCGCCCGCGAGTCCCGGCTGGGCCGCGCCATCCAGGCGTTCCCGATGGAGTTCGACTACGTCTTCATCGACTGCCCGCCGTCGCTGGGTCTGCTCACGGTCAACGCGCTGTGCGCCGCCCAGGAGGTGCTGATCCCGATCCAGTGCGAGTACTACGCGCTGGAGGGCCTCAACCAGCTCCTGAACAACATCAACCTGGTGAAGGCGCACCTCAACCCGAGCCTCGACGTCTCCACCATCCTGCTCACGATGTACGACCGGCGTACCCGCCTGGCCGACGCCGTCGAGCAGGACGTGCGCAACCACTTCGGCGAGAAGGTGCTGACGTCGGTCATCCCCCGCAACGTGCGGGTTTCCGAGGCGCCCAGCTACGGCCAGTCGGTCATGACTTATGATCCCGGTTCGCGCGGCGCGACCAGCTACTTCGAGGCTGCTCAGGAGATCGCCGAGCGCGGCGCGAAGATCGGAGTTGGGGCATGA